A single window of Mycobacterium sp. ITM-2016-00318 DNA harbors:
- a CDS encoding LuxR C-terminal-related transcriptional regulator: MRSIEAAISTPGVGGILICGAAGVGKSRIAREALTAAAARGCETRWTVGASSARAIPLGAFTAWAPVGAADTVALVRGVVESLTAAPPGADVVIGVDDAHLLDDLSTFVVHQIVTRGAAKVILTVRDGAPLSTALQEISNAGGFDRLDLHALPPDDTATLLSAALGGSVAPDAAQRLWKLTHGNALYLQNIVEQEIADGRIARERDCWRWTGEPRLRPGLAELIETRIGDLPAEVGDVIDVLAVGEPIELATLSRITEADAVEQADVRGLITLEPAGGGVEVRVAHPLYGEVRRGRAAPTRLRRLRGLVATELAAADDGDDVRVVVRRAALSIDSDLTPDADLLVRAAHGAVWLADLALADRLAEAAVRAGGGPEPSLIRAHALSWLGRGQESEAVFAGIRAAELTDEQRARFAFLRSSNLLWALGDPVRAKATIDEAARDVPADARTYIDAFLTVYWFAMDQPQAALQASKTLALNDIPVVGAEVAWALTQISADAGRTSAAVDVAEAGYDVATRTLDAPHMRFNIADAHVSALLLAGRIADAAEVADRIRTQADDLPGAAEVLGAAVAGRAALGAGDLQNASPLLARAAQGLSASYAGGWGYRYRVAHATALAMRGSSAEAAAELRLLDGVQRRFRQLDFERGLASAWLAASQGAISQATAIVLSVAEKAGALGRFAEEVMCLQTAAQFGDPSGAARLSELESSVEGPRAGTAARFASALADGDGAGLASVSQEFEAIGDAVAAVDAAAHAAIAHRRNDKRGSALGCSTRADTLAAQCGAATPALRQATEALPFSDRETEIVMLIGEGLSNRAIADRLTLSVRTVESYVYRAMSKTGTTSRDQLAALMPRRRGNR; this comes from the coding sequence CGCTGCCGCGGCGCGCGGCTGTGAGACCCGTTGGACAGTCGGCGCGTCGTCGGCTCGGGCGATTCCGCTCGGCGCGTTCACGGCATGGGCGCCGGTGGGTGCCGCCGACACCGTTGCGTTGGTGCGCGGCGTCGTCGAGTCGCTGACCGCTGCTCCTCCTGGTGCCGACGTGGTCATCGGTGTCGACGACGCTCACCTGCTCGACGATCTGTCGACGTTCGTGGTGCACCAGATCGTTACGCGCGGCGCGGCGAAGGTGATACTGACCGTCCGCGATGGCGCGCCGCTTTCGACTGCGCTGCAGGAGATCTCGAATGCTGGTGGATTCGACCGGCTCGACCTGCATGCCTTGCCGCCCGACGACACCGCGACATTGTTGTCAGCCGCGCTGGGCGGATCGGTGGCGCCGGACGCGGCGCAGCGGCTGTGGAAGCTGACACACGGCAATGCGCTTTATCTGCAGAACATCGTCGAGCAGGAGATCGCAGACGGGCGCATCGCTCGCGAGCGGGACTGTTGGCGCTGGACCGGCGAGCCACGGTTGCGGCCGGGGCTGGCCGAATTGATCGAAACCCGCATCGGTGACCTGCCTGCCGAAGTCGGGGACGTCATCGACGTGCTGGCGGTCGGAGAGCCGATCGAACTCGCGACGCTGTCGCGGATCACCGAAGCCGACGCCGTCGAGCAGGCCGATGTACGCGGCCTGATCACGCTCGAACCTGCAGGCGGCGGCGTGGAGGTTCGCGTCGCGCATCCGCTGTACGGAGAGGTGCGCCGAGGGCGAGCGGCGCCGACGCGGTTACGACGTCTGCGCGGACTGGTCGCCACCGAGCTCGCGGCCGCCGACGACGGTGACGACGTCCGGGTCGTCGTGCGCCGCGCGGCGTTGAGTATCGACTCCGACCTCACACCCGACGCCGACCTGCTCGTCAGGGCGGCACACGGCGCTGTCTGGCTGGCCGACCTCGCTCTGGCGGACCGACTGGCGGAAGCGGCCGTCAGGGCGGGTGGCGGCCCCGAGCCAAGTCTCATCCGGGCGCACGCATTGTCCTGGCTCGGGCGCGGGCAGGAGTCGGAGGCCGTATTCGCCGGCATCCGCGCGGCGGAGCTGACCGATGAACAGCGGGCCAGATTCGCATTTCTGCGGTCGAGCAACCTGCTGTGGGCCCTCGGTGACCCGGTGCGGGCCAAAGCGACCATCGACGAGGCGGCGCGCGACGTTCCGGCGGACGCCCGCACGTACATCGACGCCTTCCTCACGGTGTACTGGTTCGCCATGGACCAGCCGCAGGCGGCGCTGCAAGCCTCGAAAACGCTTGCCCTGAACGATATTCCCGTCGTCGGCGCGGAGGTCGCGTGGGCGCTCACGCAGATCTCGGCGGATGCGGGCCGCACGTCCGCTGCCGTCGACGTCGCGGAGGCCGGATACGACGTTGCCACCCGCACTCTCGACGCCCCGCACATGAGATTCAACATCGCCGACGCGCATGTCAGCGCTCTGTTGCTGGCCGGACGTATCGCCGATGCAGCCGAGGTGGCCGATCGCATCCGCACGCAGGCCGACGACCTTCCAGGAGCGGCAGAAGTTCTCGGCGCAGCGGTAGCGGGACGGGCCGCCCTCGGCGCCGGCGACTTGCAGAACGCGAGCCCGTTGTTGGCAAGGGCCGCGCAGGGGCTGTCGGCGTCATATGCAGGCGGTTGGGGATACCGCTACCGGGTCGCCCATGCGACCGCACTTGCCATGCGCGGGTCGAGCGCCGAGGCGGCGGCCGAGCTGAGGTTGCTTGATGGAGTGCAGCGCCGTTTCCGGCAGCTTGACTTCGAACGCGGCCTGGCCAGCGCGTGGCTCGCCGCGAGCCAAGGGGCGATCAGCCAGGCGACCGCGATCGTGCTGTCGGTCGCCGAGAAGGCGGGTGCGCTCGGGCGGTTCGCCGAAGAGGTGATGTGCCTGCAGACCGCCGCGCAGTTCGGTGACCCGTCGGGAGCGGCGCGATTGTCGGAGCTCGAGTCGAGCGTTGAAGGACCCCGGGCAGGGACAGCCGCCAGATTCGCATCCGCCCTTGCTGACGGCGACGGGGCAGGCCTGGCGTCGGTCTCCCAGGAGTTCGAGGCAATCGGCGACGCGGTCGCAGCCGTGGATGCGGCTGCACACGCCGCGATCGCCCACCGCCGGAACGACAAGCGGGGGTCGGCGCTCGGTTGTTCCACGCGTGCCGACACCCTCGCCGCGCAGTGCGGCGCTGCGACGCCTGCCCTTCGCCAGGCGACCGAAGCGCTGCCGTTCAGCGACCGCGAAACCGAAATCGTGATGCTGATCGGCGAGGGCTTGTCCAACCGCGCCATCGCCGACCGGCTGACGCTGTCCGTCCGCACTGTCGAGAGCTATGTCTACCGCGCCATGTCGAAGACCGGGACGACCAGTCGCGACCAGCTCGCCGCGCTGATGCCCCGTCGGCGAGGCAACCGGTAG